From Chryseobacterium shandongense, the proteins below share one genomic window:
- the egtD gene encoding L-histidine N(alpha)-methyltransferase: protein MNLQLTKEPKKGSEKNNSDHFLNDVLTGLQNSPKHLSSKYFYDKTGDELFQKIMQLPEYYLTRCELDIFQNKTAELAKAIRSNDEPFDLIELGAGDAMKSTYLLKYLSEKGTDFTYMPIDISGNILSILENNLKKQLPDINITTLEGEYFQMLKKAMKLSSRRKVILFLGGNIGNMTRKEAEKFCMSLHQLLNREDIVLIGFDLKKNPFTILNAYSDKSGITAEFNLNLLSRINRELDGNFDIEQFEHYESYDPITGACRSFLISLKNQQVKIAGEIIDFSENEVIDMEVSQKFSKPDIQYLAEKSGFSIAGEISDSKDWFVDSVWKVNNKK from the coding sequence ATGAACCTGCAATTAACCAAAGAACCAAAAAAAGGAAGTGAAAAAAATAATTCGGATCATTTTCTGAATGATGTACTCACTGGCTTGCAAAACAGTCCAAAACATTTATCTTCAAAATACTTCTACGATAAAACGGGAGATGAACTCTTCCAAAAGATCATGCAATTACCGGAATATTATCTTACCCGTTGTGAGCTTGATATTTTTCAAAATAAAACGGCCGAACTTGCAAAAGCGATAAGATCAAATGATGAACCTTTTGATTTAATTGAGCTGGGAGCAGGAGATGCCATGAAATCAACATATCTTCTAAAATATTTAAGCGAAAAAGGTACCGATTTTACCTATATGCCAATTGATATCTCAGGGAATATCCTTTCTATATTGGAAAATAATCTCAAAAAGCAACTTCCGGATATCAATATTACAACGTTGGAAGGAGAGTATTTCCAGATGCTGAAGAAGGCAATGAAATTGTCTTCGAGAAGAAAAGTAATTTTATTTTTAGGAGGAAACATCGGAAATATGACCAGAAAAGAAGCTGAGAAATTCTGTATGTCGTTACATCAGCTATTGAATAGAGAAGATATTGTACTAATTGGTTTTGATCTTAAAAAAAATCCATTTACCATATTGAATGCTTATAGTGATAAATCGGGAATTACAGCAGAATTCAACCTTAATCTTTTATCAAGGATTAACCGCGAACTGGATGGTAATTTTGATATTGAACAATTTGAACATTATGAATCGTATGATCCGATTACGGGAGCATGCCGAAGCTTCCTGATAAGCTTGAAAAACCAGCAGGTGAAAATTGCAGGAGAAATAATCGATTTTTCTGAAAATGAAGTGATCGACATGGAAGTTTCCCAGAAATTTTCAAAACCCGATATACAATACCTTGCTGAAAAATCGGGATTTTCAATAGCGGGAGAGATCAGTGATTCCAAAGATTGGTTTGTAGACAGTGTCTGGAAAGTTAATAATAAAAAGTAA
- a CDS encoding SDR family oxidoreductase yields the protein MEKSITRRNALGKIAATVAVAAVSPGAFAQSQNQKPRNSGGPDLTDPTTKYPRPPFKSQSQPFPGLASKMDPVPDHGEKSYVGSGRLMGRKALITGGDSGIGRAAAIAYAREGADVAINYLPEEEPDAAEVIELIKKAGRKAVAIPGDIRDEAFCKKLVSQAVQQLGGLDILVNNAGHQKTHESILDISTEEFERTMKTNIYAPFWITKAALPHLKPGSSIIGLSSVQAYDPSENLYDYAQTKAATTSYVKSLAKQLGPKGIRVNGVAPGPVWTALEVSGGQTQENLVKFGADTPLGRPGQPAELASIFVQLAANDASFSTGQIYGAAGGSGQP from the coding sequence ATGGAAAAATCAATCACAAGAAGAAATGCTCTTGGAAAGATTGCGGCTACTGTTGCAGTTGCTGCTGTTTCTCCGGGAGCATTTGCACAATCACAAAATCAAAAACCACGAAATTCCGGCGGACCCGATCTTACGGATCCTACCACAAAATATCCGCGGCCTCCTTTTAAAAGTCAGTCACAGCCTTTTCCCGGATTGGCAAGTAAAATGGATCCTGTTCCCGATCATGGAGAAAAAAGCTATGTTGGATCAGGAAGACTGATGGGAAGAAAAGCACTGATTACGGGTGGAGACTCCGGAATTGGCCGTGCTGCTGCGATTGCATATGCCCGTGAAGGTGCCGACGTTGCCATTAATTACTTACCTGAAGAAGAACCTGACGCAGCAGAAGTTATAGAACTGATCAAAAAGGCAGGGCGAAAAGCCGTGGCAATTCCAGGTGATATCCGTGATGAAGCTTTTTGTAAAAAACTTGTATCACAAGCCGTTCAGCAGCTGGGAGGACTTGATATCCTGGTGAATAATGCGGGACATCAAAAGACCCACGAATCGATTCTGGATATCAGTACTGAGGAATTTGAGAGAACGATGAAAACTAATATCTACGCTCCTTTCTGGATCACGAAGGCAGCACTTCCCCACCTTAAACCAGGCTCTTCCATTATCGGATTATCTTCTGTTCAGGCTTATGATCCTTCGGAAAACCTGTATGATTATGCACAAACGAAAGCAGCAACCACCAGTTATGTTAAATCTTTAGCTAAACAACTCGGACCAAAAGGAATCCGTGTAAACGGTGTTGCACCGGGGCCCGTGTGGACTGCTCTTGAAGTAAGTGGTGGACAAACTCAGGAAAATCTTGTGAAATTCGGTGCAGATACTCCATTGGGAAGACCCGGACAACCTGCTGAACTTGCTTCAATCTTCGTACAACTGGCCGCGAATGACGCCAGTTTTTCTACCGGTCAGATTTACGGTGCTGCAGGAGGAAGTGGACAACCTTAA